The window gcctggagggctacagtccatggggttgcaaagaatcagacacaactgagtgactgagcacacacacacaccacacacaatgtatgaagagctttaaaaataaacaacccaatagtAACTCTGTATggaaggggagaaagaggaggagagtaTAAAACCATgaagccaataaaaaaaaaaacttacagtaAAGATGCTATAGACATTTGTGTTGAATGCGACTGAGAAGTCAAATAATCTGTTTATGGCTGAACTTAAGTTGTGTCAGTTACATACAATGGAGAGTAGACCAAGAAATGAGGGAATGCGTCTCAAGATGGACAATGGAATCTGAGTTAGATGCATAAGGAAGGAAATGAGGAGATAGGAGGTGATACGGTTTGGTGAATCAATAGGTTCAGTGAAGCTGAAGACAGATGCTAGAGCATGAATACTAAAATATGGGACCTGCAAGTGTTGGTAGTAAAAGATAATTGAAATGAAGATTTTGGAAATGGTACAGTAATTAATGATGAGATCAAAGTCTGTATGACCATAGGAAATATGGAAGAAGGCAACACTAAAACAGAAGACAAGAGACCCCAGGCAGGATGTTAAACATGCAGTCCACGTGGATATTGAAATTACCAAGATGTCAAGAGTAGCAAATGACAGAGCCAATGAACCTGGTATCAATGATTCACCCAACTGAACTTAATCTCTCCTTCTTTcaactttcttttaaattctgtacCTCCTTAGCAGCTTTGCCTTATTCTTTGCCTTTTGTGTACTTTTTTCCctacttctttggaaggaatgatgctaaagccgaaactccagtactttggccacctcatgcgaagagttgactcattggaaaagactctgatgctgggagggattggaggcaggaggagaaggggacgacagaggatgagatggctggatggcatcactgactcgatggatgtgagtctgagtgaactttgggagatgttgttggacagggaggcctggcgtctgcgatacatgggatcgcaaagagtcggacacgactgagcgactgacctgaactaaactgaagattAGGCAATGAAAATAAGTTTGTTGCTATCTCTCTTCTATAGGACAAAGCACCCATTGTCTAATACAGTGTTTCCATGTATGAGAGATGATAATAGTGACCTTAACACCTCTATATGATGGAGGGCAGAACAATTTCACTAAGGGCCAGTCTGGTTTGGAAGAGACAGGAGAATAATGCTTTAGAGAAATCATCTCATGACAAAGATATACAGAAACagtcaaaatttattttagaagaggttttcaatttttaaataatacaaaaataaacagctATTTGTTTCAACACTTACAGTttacataaattaatttaatcATACATAGTCTGAGGCACCAAAACACTCACATATTCCAAATTCCCAGATTCAGTCATTCAGATATTAacaaatcagttttttaaaaaatcaatgaaggTAACAGTTTTTTTAATACAAGCTCTTCTACTATTGACTCTTTCTTAACCATAAATCATTTAAACATAAGATCTTGAAAATTCCCCTGAGTTATTTCTCTttaatgaaatttcatttttctccctttgcctAACAGGCATACCTTTTCAATTATTTACATAAATACTGATTTTCAGtgcatgatttaaaaatatgaagaccCACAGTGCTTTGTAAAGAATGTTTCTCCAGAAGTTAGgggtgaatgaattaatgaaacaTCCACAAGTCCTTCAAAAATGTATACACCATCAGTGCCATAGCACATCCAGGGTAATGAGACAACGTTCTCTGTGGGCTGGTGAATAGGGAAACCTTAAAGACGAATTCCAACTTTCCATCTCAATATACCAGAGTTGGATTCCTAACATGTTTTCACAAATCTTAATCCAAACATTAATGTTATAGTAATAATTCGGAGAGGTAATCCTAAAAGATACACTGATTCTGACATAATGCCAAAAAAGAACATCATGTAGCCTTAAACCCAGTTTATAATAGTCATCCTAAGAAGACATAATAGCTCTCAATAAATTAATATACAGTACCAGAAAATGTCAACTGACAATGAGATGTGGAAAAGAAGCATTGTCTCCCTGGGAACTATTCAGCaattatttgcttttaaatgagGAAAGACATTAATTAGAATAGGAATACGTTCTTGGTGTCGAGAACCCCCTACGGCTTTAAGGTATTGGGCTCTTTATCAGGTTATAGTTTATTTGTAAAGTTCTCTGCCTTTCACTTAAAATGAATGTATACCTTTTTGTAAAGGCCTTTTGTAGTAGTTCTGAGCTGAGGATTTCCTGAAAACTTGCATAAGTTCAGGTAAGAAAGGACAGGCAGAGTCCAAAAAACACACACTCAGACCTTAAAACCAGGAAAACAAAATAGTCGAAGTAAACTGAGCTGAAAATGGCTAAAAGAAGACTATAAAAGGACCAGTGCGTAGACAGCTGTTTCTCAGGCATCATAGGAGACACCCTGGAAATACGATAGTGTCGAAATGTGCAGCATTTTGTCCTCTTGCAACAGCACTTACATGTTCAAACTTAGCTTTTGTTCTTATTATAAGTTGAAATTCAAGTAAAAAGACGTCCTACTCATTTCCCATTGGATTGTACAGAAGAATGAAAACTGCTTTCCCCTTTAACTTGAAGAAACTTCGACATCTTTAAAATCAACATGAAAATCTTCACAAGTATGACCCCCTTTTTCTCCTTAACAGAAGATGTTAAGTAACACAAGGAGtttcatataaatattaaataattaagttaaaagaaacagtttatataaataaataaatatgatcgGCAGGCTTCTACAGTTCGGTTGAACGTTCCTTTAGTAGGACTGTGGGGTTGATATCATCTAGTCCAGAGTGGGAAGAGCTTGCATTAATGGTGACTGTTTTGGTGAGGTGTGTATCTTGAACACTGAATGAGGTAAAGGGACAGCCTTTCACGTTACTGCAGATGAGAGACCGAATTGAGGCAGTGTTGATGATTTTAAAACCTACTTCTCCACCAAAAGTGCTAGGCTTCCAGTACTCAGGAGAGCATATAGGATTACCCATAAGTCCTTTCAGGGAGAATGGTGCTCCAGCTTCTACCATGGTCTCCCCAAAGATGGCATCTGGACGGGGCTTCTCTACCAGAAGGGCGGGATAAAACTCCATGGCATCTATGTCTCCATACAGCGCTTCTAACTctgcagccatttccttctctcctgtGAGGGTGACAAGGACAAAGATACAACCAATGTCAAACTTTTGACAAAATGAAGAGTTTTACCCCTTTGCTCAATTTGCTTTCAATTTCTCTGTTGTTTCCATTTGCCCCTTGACTCTTTGAAGGAGTTTAGAAACTGTTTCCCACCTGTAAGTTCCTCAAATGATTCATAGGGCTTCAGCAGAAAACGTTTGCGATACTCATTAAAAGACTGGTATTTCATCTCTCTGCTCTGGTCAATTGAAGCCTTTGATACTTTCTCTACTGCGACTGGAAGATTCCTACCGCCAGCGACCTGTGGAATATGAATTAAATTGTAGAACACATTAATTAAGTTTTAGGCAtatgtaagattttttttgtttgttttctttttttggccatgctaagTGGCctgtgggatttcagttccctgaccagggactgaacccaacccctcagcagtgagagcaagAAAttctaaccactgcaccaccagggaattcccaagatttctattttaaaaacatccCTTGAGTGCCAAGTAGGTAAACTGAAGCTATCAGTGGAGACCTAAACTATAAGTTTGGAATATTTATAGATTATTTCTATGATTTAGATTATAATGGTAAAATTATATTATAATCAAGatcatataatattaaatatatatatatatatatatatatatatatattacacggCCTTCTTATTTCAAGGAAAGATTACTAGCAATAATTAATCTTTCAGTAAGTTTAAGAAAAATCTTTCCTGCAGCAGACATTCTAGTTACCAACtagtcctttgttttattttatttttcactaataATGCTTACCCTGCCAGCCCTTTGCCTGGTGAATGATTCAACAAACTGAGTGACACCATGTTTCAGTAAGACAGAGTTGTTATAGATAAACTGCTGATAGTTGTACTCCTGGCCATCAATCTGAAAGACGTCAGGCAGAAGGGGATGCCAGTGGTAGAGCGTGTTAAACTCAGCAGCAATACGGTTCTGGTACTGGAACTGTTGGTTGAAAAGCAGCTCTGGGTCAAACTTCAGTTTGAAGTGATAGCCACTCAAGTGCTGCACGTAGTCTTCAATCACAATCTTAATAGTTTCTCCTACaggcacaaaataaaaaattgaaaacatgaaTTCTTTCTGCTCACAAATGTTCAAGCAACTGAAATGCAACTGGTCATTTGGCATTCCTATCTAGATTTTCTTTTCCACCATTGAGAGGTAGGTGTCTGAGCAATCCAGCTGAAGGACTGAATGAATATGGAGCAGGTGATTGTACATGCATGACACTCCCCCAGAATTATATTCCTCCCAAACAAAGGAAACAAGTTAGTTTTCTCTGAGGAAGAGGGTTTTCTTTAAGTGATTTGCTCTTCTTGCTTACCTATCAGGATTAGCCTGCTTGTCTGGAACAACTGCTCATCGCCCCATTCTGGATGCTCTTGTTTAAGCACATCACACACTCTGTTGTGTTCCCGCAGCCAAATGGTGGCGTACATCATCAGACCAGGCACCAGACCAAAGACCTCCTGGCCCACAGCAAACTTCAAGTGTTCAGGAACATGAGGCGGGTAGATCATTTCGACCTGAGTATCTTTGACTGTGGGAGGATACATCTCTCCATTAATCATCTAAAAAAGTATCAGTAAGAAGAGGTAAGAAACAAATTTTCATCATTAGAGATTTGGAACATAGGTGGGTGATGAGTGGTAATGAATTCTTAATATTTAAATGGAACAAACCTGATATTTCATTTTTCCATCCTTGAAAAGGCGCAGCTTATGCTGTCTCTCTAAAGATTCACCATAAATGTGACTTAAGTCCACCTAGAAGATTATGGAAAATTTTTGATTTGCTACTGAAGTTGTTCTTATGTAAAATGCCTAGGATGTATTTATTACTAAATAATGTGATGATGtagtttgctttaaaattttcagtaacacatttttttttcacagccacaaaataataaattaacttGCTTATCCACTAAAAATAACCCCATAGCTTATAAATCTAAATGTCTCCTATTAAAATGGAAACTCCATTAAGGTTTTTACACATAGAACTTGATTTGCTACAAATTATCATTTAACTCTGTCTTACCCCATGGTTCTTTCCCTTAGTGAAAGCTGGTCCTCGTTCAAAATCTGTCTTGAAAAATTGATGGGTGAAGTGCTGGGCAAAGAATGCAAACATCAGATTTGTGCCCTGGGGATCAGGAATGAACTTTCTTCTTAGAAGTACTTTTTTCACAACTTCTTTTGAATCAGGAAGCTCTTTCCTCCctataaaaaatgagaaagccAAAATAAGGACCCATCTATATATTTAAGGAAGCAGAGAGTGAACTGTCAATTTACCAGGGTCTTCTTCACTTGCAGGAAAAATACAACTTTGAACAGGATCATATTAATGGAAGTTCTAAGATATAGGGGAACAGCCTCTTACTGAATAATCTACTTTAGTATTAATTCAGTTTTAATGAAAGAATTTGAGAACATATGACTTTATACCAaaatgtctgggcttccctggtggctcagatgataaagaatctgcctgcaatgcagaagacccagattcaataCCTAGGGTTAGGAAGATACTctagagaaaagaatggcaacctactccagtactcttgcctggagcattccatggacatagaagcctggctagccacagtccatggggtcgcaaagagtcggacacaattgagtgactaacattttcactttttcataccaAAATGCATATTTGCTTCCATGGAATAGTTTACATGGACTCACAATTTCAAAAAATATCCAGAGATATACataagaagggaaaaaatggtTTTATTAACAAATAATCATAGTTTGGAGTCAAAATTTCTAGGTATCAATCCAATCCCAGTTATAGTTAATATAACTCTGTCTCCTCTCACTCACCTTTCACACCCATGGGTGTTGGGCAGTCATCAGGCACCGGAGGAAGAGCTCTGGTATAATAAGACAGGTTAGAAAAGGCTTCCCAGCTTTTATAGCTGTAGTGCACATTATAAGTTGGCGGACTCTCAATCAAATGTGATCTTGCtgaaattttagaggaaaaaaaatgttatttgttcTCATCCACAAGGCAAATCAATGctcatttttattgtataatGTACAAAGTGGCACtagtataaatttaatttaattaatacaaAGATACTCTATTTTAAAGCAATCATACTTTAAAGCCTGCTACTGGTGctcaaaaaagaggaaagaatgatGCATTAAAAGGCATCTTTGATAAAGTATATATTCTTTACAGAAGATGTTTTGGTctagccattttgatttttttcaaataaccaTCCACTTATTGTTCAAGAGGCCCATGAGCAAAATGTCTGCTTGACACTCACATTAGAAAAAAGGTTACTTTATTGCCGACCCCAAtccaaattattcatttattttaatgggtGCAATTCTGTGCCCCATGGCCATTCAATAAACAACTGGACCATGTCTCCTTCACAAACTGTCGAGAACAGTGAAGGTCAGCAGAGGCATGCAGTATTTTAAGTAGAATTCTGCCTGTGAGACAGAACTTTAGAAACTTCAAGGGATTCAGATGTCAATATTTTTGGCCATTAAGATAGTAGGCAAACTAAAATGGTATATTTAAACATGTCttgaattaagttttaaaatctaaaatttgtAAAGTACATTTCTCTTTGAGGCAGCTGAGAACCCTAGAAAGTGATTTGTACTTACATGTCAACACATATCTCATAATCATATTTCGCAGGAAGGAGATCTTATTGACAATGTTCCAGACTCCCTTGAAGTGGGTAAGTATGTAGTGCACTGTGTCGGGAGTGGGTTTCAGGAGTAATTTTATTCTCGTCAGAAATTCGGCTgcaatgagaagaaaaagaaattaacgGGACACATTATAAGACACAATTCTGTAAAATGGTAACTGTATATACCCCATTCCAAATGAGGGCACTCAACAACAAACTTACGTGTGGTACAGTTTTCACCGTAGAATCCTGTTCGGGTACAGTCACATTTATACTGGTCAAATCCTACACTCATACATACACCTCGATTCTGGCATGGATGGGAACAGCAAGGATTTGCTACAAAAACAGTACAGACAGTGAATGAATAATTTTTCAGTGTCAATCTTGACTTAGGCATTTAATTGCTTTACTTACTATGAGTCAACTTCACaataaaaaattcaagaaatataCAGGTAGTCATgggaaaacttttgtttttttcccaaactTGCCTCACAGAGTGGTTATAATGTAGAAATACCAacttccttttctaaataaagGTAACAGATTATTCCACCAGGGAAATTATGTTGCTAAATTTTTCTTAGAAACTTTAGATGCTCAAATTAGCCTTTAGAAGAGGCTCAAAGTAGGACTTTCAAAACTAAAGTGAATAGATCAAGTATTTTAATCAAACTtcgggttgtttttttttttttccctacttctttcttctctgtcaTAAAGCTGGAGAAAGATCTGGAGGAAGAACATTCTAAGTTGAGAGGAaaacaagtgcaaaggccctgaggcatgcCTGACAGCAGGAGAGGGAGAGTTGGAAGCTAAATTCAGAAAAGGTGAAGGCAGATCCTTCGGGTTTTATGGGAATTTGGGTTTTATTCCACGTGTCAGGAGAGATCATTGAATGATTCACAGTATTAAGGTGGCGTGActtaatttacattaaaaaaaaccgaCAAAAACAAACTATAGAgaaatttgcaaaataaaaacagcttGCTTTTAAGCTATTCTGTTTATCTTAAAAAACAATCTGGTCTTCCCTGGGACGGGAAAGCACTAATTAGGGAAATTGTATAATACAATTATTTTCATTCAATACCAGTTAGGTTCTATACAAAAGCACCTCACATATATTGATCAGATCTTCTTGTGACAACCTGCAAATTAGTATTCCCGTTCCTATTTAGCAGATGAGAAAAGATGGGTGCAATAACTGGCCCATGAGATCAGAGCGGAGGGCAAAGCGGGGCTATCCGTCCGGACTCGGCCTCTGAATTCTGGGAGTATTTATAATACCTGGAGTCCCCGGGAGAAGTCTGAGCAGAAACTCAGCCCGGGTGGACGGAGCCGCGGAATCCCGGGCACAGGCGCCAGGAACTCACTCACCTGCACCGCAGAGCGCCACGGCAGCGCAGAGCAGCAGGGCCCGGGCGAGCATCTCGGCTACGGGCGGGGCGCGGGGTCGGCGGAGGCGTCGAGGTGCGCGGATCGGAGCTGCGGGGCCGGAGGAGGCGCTGTGCGGAGTTCCGGGGCGTCCTCTGACGTTCACTGCGAGTCCTTTGACAACTGGAAGCTAACGGAGCGGACCTTCCTTTTATGCGTGAAATAGCCCACGTGACGGCATGACTGTTTCTTTCCGCCTTTCCTTCCCCCCTTCCAAAACTTTTCCCCCTGTTTCTACTTAAACAATTGCGTAAGACCCGGGTGGGAGtaggatttctttctctttttttagctaCGCAAACTAGAAAATCGGAGACTTGGGGAGTCGCGCTTGGCTTCCCTACGGTGGTTGCAAAGAGGATCGCCCCCTCCCAGTTCCGACCTTCCAGCGCCCCTCGGCCGGTTTCTCCACCGCTGGCGCCGGGCTTCGCGCCAGATTCCTTTCCTTCTGTCGCGGTTGGGACCGAGGCTTCCGAGAGGGGGTCCGAGGTAGATTTTCTGGGTGAGGGCGGGGGTGGAGAGGGCGACCTCCTGGCTTCCTCTCCCGGAATTGATCAGGGGGCTGGGACGTTCCGGAGCGCAGGGAATTCCCTCGCGCGCCCCCGCCCCTCTCCCCCCACGTCTGGTCCCTCGGCTTTTGGGGGCCGAGGAAGTCACAGTCTGGAGAGACTGGGGAGAATCGGGCCAAGAAAGGCTGACATGTTTTACTCATGTCATGTATTTCAGATGTGTCCTGGTTTCAGTGACTACTCTTAACCTCGTGTAGATGTACGCACAtacaaaactttaatttttttatttttttacttgacCGAATGAACTGTAATACCTGTAGTCAGTGTATACATACCTGTAGGTTCTTTTTCTAGCTAAGTTGTTTTCAACATAAAAAATACTGTTCTTCATGCTACCACCCCGACGTTGCTTCTTGGAGAGAGGAAATAAAGGTAAATTCCTCCCCTCAAAACTGACCCTGAGCACTTATCCTGTAAATAGTCAATCTGAGATTGAGGGGTCACCGCTGTAacctttcctctcctcccatGAACAAGTGAAGCGGAGGTGACCGGGATGTTTAAGGATGCTCACCGTCCAAAAGATCTGCTTTATGgcatttctttctctgctgcAGTGATTTTCACTGTTTTGGTCACCAGCTCTTCACAGGAGATACCAATTGAAGGAAGTAGATTTTTAAAgcttgctttgtgtgtgtgtgttttctgcctACTTCTCTAGGATAATGAGTTGTGACAAAGGATTAAAGTATAACATTACACTTACTTTTCAGTTGTCTGGGTTTATTAGGGCCAGTTTTCTAGGCTCATTTTGGAAGGTAATTTGATGAGGAATTCGGATGGAATGGATATGAAGGAAGGGTGATTTTGACAATTTTCAATTTCAtcatcttttgcttttgtttgattCTTTCTTGTGGTCTGGAGGGGTGTGTGAAGGTGAAATGCCACCCGCgtcccccgccccccaaaaaagagaaaagaaaaaagtagcagCATTGTAGAGccctttaaaaaaagacaatcaactttttttcaacattttgctTAATGTGATTCTACGTGAGACAAATTAAAATTCCATCTCACCCAGGAAGCCTTTCTCTAGTCATATTTAATCATTTCATTTGTGACACTCCCATTTATTGTACTGAGTCGTACCTGAAATTTCAACTAAGAGCATAGATATAAACAATCTTTTAATAATTccagttttctgtttcattttaagtGGTAGGATGTGTCTACTCAAATTTTAAGTGGATATTTAGGATTATCAATATGAGTTTGGTTAGACGCCAAGGAAGAATTCATATTCTGACTCTGTTGGCTTTATATTGTAATCCTGAATTCATTTTGAAGTCATCAGCATCATTGTCCTCATCTGATCTTAATTGTATACCTGCTACGTATAAAAGTGTGTTCTACTGTTTGCAGGGAGACTAAATTCAAAGTGAGAACAAAACAGGGTGTTGCGAATAATCACATTTAGACTAGTTGGAACTTAAAGAAATTGAACTCCATTTCATAGtggaaattcaatttaaaaatacctattcGGTTAAACTACTTGGTTTAATCTGTAACTTCTGTAGCACAATAGAGTTGCATATACCCATGCTGTCAGAAAATAGTTCAAAGATAAAAATGACACTTTAAGGATGGGTGCAGTTTAGAAAGGAAGTCCGGTTATGGACTTGAGGGAAAACTGTTATGGTTTATTAACTTTGGTAAGTCTGGGACAGTAAAATAGAATGGGTAGTGCATTTGGGGATGCTAGTCATGGGGGAATATTAAATGTCCCAGACCAAATCAAAATGGCTAAGTCCTGTCTTGTGTGGAAAAGTACTTTGATTATTATGCCATGATGTGTCACAGcataaaaaataagattataatCATGTGAGATTTATGTTTTTCACCTGTGTCTGTGTTTAGTGTTTCTGTGTTCATTTTAGACAAATACATATACtgttatataaaatgtattagtCTCTGAACTTTGTTGGAGAATTCTGTTAACTGAAAataagaaagcatattaaaaaaatcttccagaGCATTCTGCTGCATTTTACTGCCCCCTTCTgctgtttaaatttttatcaacttctttttctctcttgattGTTGTAAAGATCACTAGGTAGATTTTGTGTCTGATGTTACAACATTCTTAAAAGTCTACATATGCAGTTTTCATTTGAGATTTAACCTtcataaatatactaaaaaaggaatgaaatatgtGTTAGTTGAAGTAATAAGCCATTCATATGAgctaaaagaaaatgaacagtaAAGACTATTAATACCCAAAATTCCAAAGGCACTGACATTTTCAAAGGAGATATTTCTTACTGCTTTGAGCAGGGTTTTACCattcaggggctttcctggtggcgctagtggtaaagaacccacctgccaatgcaggagacatgagagatgtgggttcaatccctgggttgggaagatcccctggaggagggcacagcaacccactccagtcttcttgcctggagaatcccatggacggaggaacctggcgggctatagtccataggattgcaaagagtaggatacaactgaagcgactttgcacacacacacacacacactattcagACATGAAAGGATGGTCATATCTACTATCTTAGACGTGGAACTTTTTTCTATCTCCCTGTCTTCACCTTTATCCTATTCTGATTCACTCAAAGATAGTGGAGATTGCCCTTGTCTTTTTTATTCATGACAGGCTGACTAGAAAGACAGCTTTACTATCTTGCATCTTGCCTGAAGAGACATTTTTAACAAGGTTTTGCCACAGTGTACATCTGTTTCTTGAAGGGCAGAAACAGATGTACCCATAAAAGTACCCATAAAAGACCTCTACTTTAGTCTTTTAGtgcgtgcatgcctgctaagtcgcttcagtcatatccgactctttacaaccctctggactgtagccctccaggctcctctgtccatgggattctccaggcaagaaggttggagtgggttgccgtgccctcctccagaagatctccccgacccagggatcaaacccacatctcttatgtctcctgcattggcaggcgggttgtttGCTACTAGTGCTGCCTGGAACCCAGACTTTTAGTAAATCATGGTTGTTTACCTATTCCTGACTACACAAGATAGGAGTTTCAACTGGAAAAACAAGAGCATGTGGACAAAGAATGTCACCTCtcatttcagtaaacaaaggatgtaaAACCCTCAGCCactgcccccctgcccccaccccagcctgatAGTCAGGACAGTGGCTCCTGAGGGGAGGTAAACAGGCCGCCACTGCAGAGATTGTGCGCCCCGAGGGGACTCAGGGCGCAGAAAAATGGGAGAGTGGCCCTATCAAAGGAAGCTTTTCAATAATCCCGGGGCCTTGCATCTTCCCATGTGTGGACAGCGCTAAATTCACTAGCTTCAGatgtctgttttcttttgattAGCAGGAATCTTTTGATCTTCCACTTCCTGGGTTTGGGGGTTTTTGTTTGGCAAAAACACTTGTATATCCTGACTCCTTCTTTACCTCTTCAGAAAAGTCCTTCAGAGTTATCTGAGAGATGGTATCCTGGGGTGACCACCaaagaaaacataattctcaCCTTTTACATtgtgtaggtttttgttttttttttccagttgacaaggacaaacattaaaaaaaaaatccttgtcaAATAAACCAATGGAGAAATACCAAACAATATCTAGtcctaagttttattttaaaaaagtatctccTTTTTCTCAGCTTAGTTCCCagatagatttttcttttcctttgtttttcatgGTTGTATATCATAACTACTAAGGTGAGTCAAGGTAGATTGAACATGGTCTTTGTGTTAGAGCTAGGAATCCTaaaaggggagaaggaaataCAAGAGAATGTGAGCAGGGTGTGCTGGGGCCAGCATAATGAGACCACAATGACACTGACGGATTAAACCCAGTTTAAATGAGCTTGGAAGTTGCCACTCTATCCTAACAAAAATCTGAACAAAGTGAAAACTCAAAATGCTATTCTTAGATCCTCCAAAGAAGTGAGGTGACAGGATAAAAAGCTGCCCTCAAAATTGGAGAGGGCGTCCATGGTGGTTCAGCCATAAggaattcgcctgcagtgcaggaaacacgggttcaatccctgggtcgggaagatcccctgcagaaggaaatggaagcccattccagtattcttttctgggaaatcccatgcacagaggagcctggagggctacaatccatgaggttgcaaaagcatccatacgacttagcaactaaacagcaacagcaacaaaattggAGAGCTTGGCCATACAGTGAAGCACAATTTACCAGAACAGAAACCTACAGGCAAACACCTCCTTGAAAACCAGTGCCTATGTAGGGAAACCCAAAGAGTAATGGATTGGGCTTAGTCactcattgtgtccgactctgcgaccccgtggactgtaaactgctaggctcctctgtccatggggattctccatggagagaacaatactggagtgggttgccatgcccttctccagggattgtcccaacccagggatcgaacctaagtctccaacattgcaggcggattcttcaccatctgagccatcagggaagcctgaagagtAAAGCGCACACACACGTATCT is drawn from Bubalus kerabau isolate K-KA32 ecotype Philippines breed swamp buffalo chromosome 5, PCC_UOA_SB_1v2, whole genome shotgun sequence and contains these coding sequences:
- the PTGS2 gene encoding prostaglandin G/H synthase 2, yielding MLARALLLCAAVALCGAANPCCSHPCQNRGVCMSVGFDQYKCDCTRTGFYGENCTTPEFLTRIKLLLKPTPDTVHYILTHFKGVWNIVNKISFLRNMIMRYVLTSRSHLIESPPTYNVHYSYKSWEAFSNLSYYTRALPPVPDDCPTPMGVKGRKELPDSKEVVKKVLLRRKFIPDPQGTNLMFAFFAQHFTHQFFKTDFERGPAFTKGKNHGVDLSHIYGESLERQHKLRLFKDGKMKYQMINGEMYPPTVKDTQVEMIYPPHVPEHLKFAVGQEVFGLVPGLMMYATIWLREHNRVCDVLKQEHPEWGDEQLFQTSRLILIGETIKIVIEDYVQHLSGYHFKLKFDPELLFNQQFQYQNRIAAEFNTLYHWHPLLPDVFQIDGQEYNYQQFIYNNSVLLKHGVTQFVESFTRQRAGRVAGGRNLPVAVEKVSKASIDQSREMKYQSFNEYRKRFLLKPYESFEELTGEKEMAAELEALYGDIDAMEFYPALLVEKPRPDAIFGETMVEAGAPFSLKGLMGNPICSPEYWKPSTFGGEVGFKIINTASIRSLICSNVKGCPFTSFSVQDTHLTKTVTINASSSHSGLDDINPTVLLKERSTEL